In a single window of the Dryobates pubescens isolate bDryPub1 chromosome Z, bDryPub1.pri, whole genome shotgun sequence genome:
- the CCDC107 gene encoding coiled-coil domain-containing protein 107 has product MVLSALQQVVVSAVLVLCVFVVMPRMFGGGGGGRAGRSPRGGKTVPGHYDPRQPRRGSPQTLHRLHLNPENSDSDTYQSIQQMRNAMEKEIKSERTRGNGRELAFTLMPLYALGVGVFAAYKFLKMRSHEEGLSKNEKSTEDKAKETEHQLLELEKHLAQTEKMLNSLLTQLDPLSNCVNALACEQKDEIMTQLQSIRRLMKESGLDKSEDKMKDVGHICNEKLEDLIQSFTEHSQEKETDDREDDSNEDSCEEVDNDYKIEKHELCDECEVHQFEPDTVEEQEMINKDSIESEEVGLRRRNRYE; this is encoded by the exons ATGGTGCTCTCGGCGCTGCAGCAGGTCGTGGTCTCGGCGGTGCTGGTGCTTTGCGTTTTCGTCGTCATGCCCAGGATGTTCGGGGGAGGAGGCGGCGGGCGAGCCGGCCGGTCTCCGCGGGGCGGCAAGACAGTCCCCGGCCATTACGATCCGCGTCAGCCTCGCAGAG gTAGTCCTCAGACACTTCATCGGCTTCACCTCAATCCAGAAAATTCTGACAGTGATACATACCAGAGTATTCAGCAGATGAGAAATGCAATGGAAAAAGAGATAAAGagtgagagaacaagaggaaatggtagAGAATTAGCATTCACCCTCATGCCATTGTATGCACTTGGAGTGGGAGTGTTTGCAGCATACAAATTTCTTAAG ATGAGGTCACATGAAGAAGGTCTCTCCAAAAACGAAAAAAGTACAGAAGACAAGGCAAAGGAAACTG AGCATCAGCTTTTGGAACTAGAGAAGCATCTAGCACAGACAGAGAAAATGTTAAATTCTTTATTGACTCAGTTGGATCCATTGTCAAACTG TGTTAACGCTTTAGCTTGTGAGCAGAAAGATGAAATAATGACACAGCTCCAATCAATTAGACGACTGATGAAAGAAAGCGGGTTGGATAAATCAGAAGACAAGATGAAAG ATGTCGGCCACATTTGTAATGAGAAACTTGAAGATCTCATTCAGTCATTCACTGAACATTCTCAGGAGAAAGAAACAGATGACAGAGAAGATGACAGCAATGAAGATTCATGTGAGGAAGTTGATAATGATTACAAAATAGAAAAGCATGAATTATGTGATGAATGTGAAGTACATCAGTTTGAACCAGATACAGTAGAAGAGCAAGAAATGATAAACAAAGACTCCATTGAGTCAGAAGAGGTGGGATTGAGGAGACGCAATAGATACGAATGA